One segment of Mugil cephalus isolate CIBA_MC_2020 chromosome 14, CIBA_Mcephalus_1.1, whole genome shotgun sequence DNA contains the following:
- the dclk3 gene encoding serine/threonine-protein kinase DCLK3, which translates to MATGVVTRSPHGASRYFTWKQQQLMEQRRQIENMTPSQRPRHGCEATHNAKWRLAAPPIPSLKRPGGAPQTWPVHPNPAGHVHGSLLPPPHLPIFHTRHAEESAERPRLVTIVRPCGQSTLRKVTVLLNRRGVVSFEQLLLDISEALGFPRWHRARVTRLYTTHAREVKGVCDFFRGEVAFLALGKARPELSSVQEALEELYPEPSHYRADAVRAWEKRLRPAPDKAAKADSGYSEGTDDSGTNQETRRDTNTHVKNHTNAHKSQHAGTRLPENHTSQKPHKQISRRKPAYLPNHLQRLRVRGGVKEQQPSAIGPFKHEEDLREANTLSPTLCENCLSRRVKHQGPELINTLSGRVPLPPVSRKQKESSHIVQEVKKVEVCNEPSPPRPISRDDEKSQIQLHLLNPAPDVDAAHKPAHRKETFGLPSDSSNVDLSDIERRYEFGRVVGDGNFAVVRECRRRDNGQSLAVKIIERSKLIGREHMMQNELSLLGSLCHPRVVQLFTHHHTRTHSYLVMELVSGGDLFEAISDRGKFSEAEAGLMVSDVSEALNYIHCKSIVHRDLKPENLLIEQAAADICRLKLGDFGLAMVVTEPVYTICGTPTYVAPEILCETGYGVAVDVWALGVILYILLCGFPPFRSRDRNQEELFQLIKQSQLHFPSPYWDPISEEARGLVRALLQPDPTVRLTAEQTLLHPWVKSMASVCRQRALTDKSQRNTVDTGAEAETVQRPAKINAAESLIDKSPGQHTGNEEEITRSNHDEKQTEGNTRGGQDEAKQPQQQSKETSTVHIVSPLIRERTPYQQKPESTSTEQHSRQEIRDLRPKMPNPDYEFNQLDFPTGQTEVSSEVNTQSKRDS; encoded by the exons atggcaaccggTGTAGTTACACGGTCGCCTCACGGTGCGTCCCGTTACTTTacctggaagcagcagcagctcatggAGCAACGAAGACAAATAGAAA acATGACGCCCTCACAGAGACCCAGGCATGGATGCGAAGCGACGCACAATGCTAAATGGAGATTGGCAG CTCCTCCGATCCCCTCGCTGAAGCGTCCAGGTGGGGCACCCCAGACATGGCCCGTCCACCCTAACCCTGCGGGACATGTCCATGGGTCCCTCTtgcctcctcctcacctccccaTCTTCCATACCCGACATGCAGAGGAGAGCGCAGAGCGGCCCCGTCTGGTCACAATAGTCCGACCATGTGGTCAAAGTACACTACGAAAG GTAACGGTGCTGCTGAACCGCAGGGGTGTGGTGTCCTTCGAGCAACTGCTATTGGATATCTCGGAGGCATTGGGGTTTCCCCGCTGGCACAGAGCCAGAGTCACACGCCTATACACGACACACGCACGAGAG GTTAAAGGTGTGTGTGATTTCTTCCGAGGTGAGGTGGCCTTCCTGGCTCTCGGTAAAGCTCGTCCTGAGCTGAGCAGTGTGCAGGAAGCCCTGGAGGAACTTTATCCCGAACCCTCACATTACCGAGCCGATGCGGTGCGGGCTTGGGAGAAGAGACTCCGACCAGCACCGGATAAAGCTGCTAAGGCCGACAGCGGATACAGTGAGGGGACAGACGACAGCGGGACCAACCAAGAGACACGGCGAGACACAAACACGCATGTCAAGAATCACACTAATGCTCACAAATCTCAACACGCGGGCACACGCCTGCCGGAAAACCATACATCTCAGAAGCCTCATAAACAGATTTCACGCAGAAAACCTGCTTACCTTCCTAACCACCTGCAGAGACTACGTGTGAGGGGTGGAGTCAAAGAGCAACAGCCTTCTGCTATTGGTCCATTTAAGCATGAAGAGGATCTTAGAGAAGCAAACACTCTCTCTCCTACACTGTGTGAAAACTGTTTATCGAGGAGAGTTAAACATCAGGGTCCAGAACTGATCAATACACTATCTGGGAGGGTCCCACTTCCTCCTGTGTCAAGGAAGCAAAAAGAAAGTTCTCATATAGTGCAGGAAGTGAAAAAGGTGGAGGTTTGTAATGAGCCTTCACCTCCTCGGCCAATCAGCAGAGACGATGAGAAGAGCCAAATACAGTTACATCTCTTAAATCCAGCTCCAGATGTGGATGCAGCACACAAACCCGCACACAGGAAGGAAACCTTCGGCCTTCCCTCAGACAGCAGCAACGTTGACCTTTCGGACATTGAGCGCCGCTATGAGTTTGGACGTGTTGTCGGCGATGGGAACTTTGCGGTGGTGCGAGAGTGCCGCCGCCGTGACAACGGTCAAAGCCTCGCCGTGAAAATTATCGAACGCTCCAAGCTGATTGGTCGAGAGCACATGATGCAGAATGAGCTGAGCCTTCTGGGTAGCCTCTGTCACCCTCGTGTAGTGCAGCTGTTCACACACCACCACACCCGCACTCACTCCTACCTGGTGATGGAGCTGGTGAGCGGAGGGGATCTGTTCGAGGCCATCAGCGACAGGGGGAAGTTTTCGGAGGCAGAGGCGGGACTGATGGTGTCTGATGTGAGTGAAGCTCTGAATTACATCCACTGCAAGAGCATCGTCCACAGAGACCTCAAACCAGAGAACCTGCTG ATAGAACAAGCTGCTGCCGACATCTGTCGACTGAAGCTGGGAGACTTTGGTCTTGCCATGGTTGTGACTGAACCAGTCTACACCATATGTGGCACACCCACTTATGTAGCCCCAGAGATCCTCTGTGAGACAG GTTACGGTGTAGCCGTTGACGTGTGGGCTCTGGGCGTGATCCTCTACATCCTACTGTGCGGCTTCCCTCCATTTCGCAGTCGGGATCGCAACCAGGAAGAGCTGTTCCAGCTGATAAAACAAAGCCAGCTTCACTTCCCATCCCCATATTGGGACCCCATCTCAGAGG aagCTAGAGGCCTTGTCAGAGCTTTGCTTCAGCCGGACCCCACAGTGAGGCTAACAGCAGAGCAGACCCTCCTGCATCCATGGGTGAAATCTATGGCTTCAGTTTGCAGGCAGAGGGCGCTCACAGACAAAAGTCAGAGGAACACTGTAGATACtggagcagaagcagaaacagtCCAGAGGCCGGCTAAGATTAATGCGGCAGAATCACTAATAGACAAATCACCAGGACAACACACAGGCAATGAAGAAGAAATCACACGCAGCAACCATGATGAGAAACAAACTGAGGGGAACACAAGAGGTGGACAAGATGAggccaaacaaccacagcaacaatcaAAAGAGACAAGCACAGTCCATATTGTATCTCCACTGATAAGAGAGCGCACACCTTATCAACAGAAACCAGAATCCACATCTACAGAGCAGCACAGCAGACAAGAAATACGGGATCTGAGGCCCAAGATGCCAAACCCAGACTATGAGTTTAATCAGCTGGACTTCCCCACAGGCCAAACTGAAGTTTCATCTGAGGTTAACACACAATCAAAACGAGATAGCTAA